From Desulfuromonadaceae bacterium, the proteins below share one genomic window:
- the cobU gene encoding bifunctional adenosylcobinamide kinase/adenosylcobinamide-phosphate guanylyltransferase translates to MGKLILITGGTRSGKSHFAQMQAEKCAGRLLYVATAGTHDDEMRERVRLHQTARGARWETLEEPYRWPEQLLPVVDKQGAVLVDCITLWLSNLFFRYEEDVDRVRHEVTRGLTLLKPLDVPVLLVTNEVGSGIVPDNRLARIFRDLAGEVNQQLGAMADEAWLVVAGLPLRLK, encoded by the coding sequence ATGGGCAAACTGATCCTGATCACCGGTGGGACGCGTTCGGGAAAGAGCCACTTCGCACAGATGCAGGCGGAAAAGTGCGCGGGAAGACTGCTCTATGTGGCGACCGCCGGGACTCACGACGATGAAATGCGTGAACGGGTGCGATTGCACCAGACCGCGCGCGGGGCACGCTGGGAAACGCTCGAAGAGCCGTATCGGTGGCCGGAGCAGCTCTTGCCAGTGGTCGACAAGCAGGGCGCGGTGCTGGTCGATTGCATCACCCTGTGGCTGAGTAATCTCTTTTTTCGCTACGAAGAAGATGTTGACCGCGTGCGCCACGAAGTGACACGGGGACTGACGTTGCTGAAGCCACTCGATGTCCCGGTTTTGCTGGTGACCAACGAAGTGGGTTCCGGGATCGTCCCGGACAATCGCCTGGCGCGGATCTTTCGTGATCTGGCCGGTGAAGTCAATCAGCAACTGGGCGCGATGGCCGATGAAGCCTGGCTGGTGGTGGCGGGTTTGCCGCTGCGCCTGAAGTAA
- the cobT gene encoding nicotinate-nucleotide--dimethylbenzimidazole phosphoribosyltransferase, which produces MTLHTALDKIKGVSAVKLAEIQAQINCQCKPKGSLGRLEEFARRYVAITGQDTVGKKVIFTFAGDHGVVEEGISAFPKEVTPQMVYTFIDGGAGINALARQVGAEVIAVDMGVDHEFKPLSGLMIKKVAPGTANFTKGPAMTRQQAIQCLETGIELAVFCKEAGVTLVGTGDMGIGNTTSSAAIVAAITGLPVRKVTDRGTGINDEMLAHKIAVIEKGLEVNQPDANDPVDVLAKVGGFEIGGITGLVIGCAAVGIPVAIDGFISTAGALLASELHMHVRDYIFAAHKSVEIGHSHALERIKQKPMLDLEMRLGEGTGAALAMGLIEASLSAYRDIKTFDQAGVTKGGNL; this is translated from the coding sequence ATGACTCTGCATACCGCGCTGGACAAGATCAAGGGCGTCTCGGCGGTAAAGCTGGCCGAAATTCAGGCACAAATCAATTGTCAATGTAAACCAAAAGGGTCACTTGGACGGCTGGAAGAGTTCGCGCGCCGTTACGTTGCGATCACCGGCCAGGATACGGTTGGGAAAAAGGTCATTTTCACTTTCGCCGGTGATCACGGGGTGGTTGAAGAAGGGATCAGTGCCTTCCCTAAAGAAGTGACCCCGCAGATGGTTTACACTTTTATTGACGGCGGGGCCGGGATCAATGCGTTGGCCCGCCAGGTCGGTGCCGAAGTCATTGCGGTCGACATGGGGGTTGACCACGAGTTCAAACCCCTCAGCGGCTTGATGATCAAAAAAGTCGCCCCTGGCACCGCCAACTTTACCAAGGGCCCGGCGATGACCCGCCAGCAGGCAATCCAGTGCCTCGAAACCGGGATTGAACTGGCGGTCTTCTGCAAGGAGGCCGGGGTGACGCTGGTCGGTACGGGGGATATGGGGATCGGCAACACCACCTCCTCGGCAGCGATTGTGGCCGCCATTACCGGACTGCCCGTACGCAAGGTGACCGATCGCGGCACCGGAATCAACGACGAGATGTTGGCACATAAAATTGCGGTGATCGAAAAGGGTCTCGAAGTCAATCAGCCCGATGCAAATGATCCGGTCGATGTGCTGGCGAAGGTAGGTGGCTTCGAAATCGGCGGAATTACCGGGCTGGTGATTGGGTGCGCCGCAGTTGGCATTCCGGTGGCGATCGATGGTTTTATCTCGACCGCCGGAGCGCTGCTCGCCTCAGAGCTGCATATGCATGTTCGTGACTACATCTTCGCCGCGCATAAATCGGTTGAAATCGGTCACAGCCATGCCCTCGAACGAATTAAACAAAAACCGATGCTTGACCTGGAGATGCGTCTTGGTGAAGGGACTGGAGCCGCCCTGGCGATGGGGCTGATCGAGGCGTCTTTGAGCGCTTATCGTGACATCAAAACATTTGATCAAGCCGGCGTTACCAAGGGCGGCAACCTGTGA
- the cobS gene encoding adenosylcobinamide-GDP ribazoletransferase — MSKRDWDDLRLAGAFLTVFPVARNRDDKEFKAEELARSMAFFPAVGLVLGLALVVIDWVLGGLIPRPVLDCLLLLGLIIITGALHLDGIADLIDGLAGGRDRADILRIMKDSRVGAIGAVGLVMILLLKYLSLFNLPLEIKSAALLLMPAAGRWMQVVMAVNCPYIRSEGGTGGAFVDNVGERELLIASGTLVLATLILCGAKGVVFCFLVAGCAWVLMAYFRRRLGGVTGDVLGAATEITEVFALIALLALY; from the coding sequence GTGAGCAAGAGGGACTGGGACGATTTGCGGTTGGCCGGTGCGTTCCTGACCGTCTTTCCCGTGGCTCGAAATCGAGACGACAAAGAATTCAAGGCCGAAGAACTGGCGCGGAGTATGGCGTTTTTCCCGGCAGTCGGTCTGGTCCTCGGTCTGGCGCTGGTGGTGATCGATTGGGTCCTCGGCGGATTGATCCCGCGTCCGGTTCTCGACTGTCTGTTACTCCTTGGCCTGATTATCATCACCGGAGCGCTGCACCTTGACGGCATCGCCGATCTGATCGATGGCCTGGCCGGGGGACGCGATCGGGCCGACATCCTGCGGATCATGAAGGACAGCCGGGTTGGCGCGATCGGCGCCGTTGGGCTGGTCATGATCTTGCTGCTCAAGTACCTGTCCCTCTTTAACCTGCCGCTGGAAATAAAATCTGCGGCGCTGTTGCTGATGCCTGCCGCCGGGCGCTGGATGCAGGTGGTGATGGCGGTCAATTGCCCCTACATTCGCTCCGAGGGGGGCACCGGCGGGGCATTTGTCGACAACGTCGGCGAACGCGAACTGCTCATTGCCAGCGGCACGCTGGTGCTTGCCACGCTGATTCTGTGCGGTGCCAAAGGGGTGGTATTCTGTTTCCTGGTGGCCGGCTGCGCCTGGGTGCTGATGGCCTACTTTCGGCGGCGACTTGGCGGGGTCACAGGGGATGTACTTGGCGCGGCAACCGAGATCACCGAAGTCTTTGCCCTGATCGCACTGTTGGCGCTGTACTGA
- the cobC gene encoding alpha-ribazole phosphatase, with amino-acid sequence MATRTRLYLARHGQVEGHQQKRYNGQNDVALTALGREQSQRLAARLAAEHIVATYSSDLSRCVYAARQIAAPHGHAPVSVLHLRELHIGEWEGKPWQQLMTEYPAQWQARLDDIVHYPAPGGESLHTMALRVRAALRQIIERHRGKELVVVAHGGVNRAILLDALGAPLEKLFSLEQDYGCLNIIDYYPDGISVVKLLNG; translated from the coding sequence ATAGCAACCAGAACCCGCCTCTATCTCGCCCGTCACGGTCAGGTCGAGGGACATCAGCAGAAACGCTATAACGGGCAGAACGACGTCGCACTGACCGCTCTCGGTCGTGAGCAGTCCCAGCGACTCGCGGCGCGGCTGGCAGCTGAACATATCGTTGCCACCTACAGCAGCGATCTCAGTCGCTGCGTCTATGCCGCCCGGCAGATTGCCGCGCCTCACGGCCATGCGCCAGTCAGCGTTTTGCATCTGCGCGAATTGCATATCGGGGAGTGGGAGGGGAAACCGTGGCAGCAGTTGATGACGGAATACCCCGCACAGTGGCAGGCACGGCTTGATGACATCGTCCATTACCCCGCGCCCGGCGGTGAAAGTCTGCACACCATGGCACTGCGGGTGCGTGCGGCGCTGCGGCAAATTATCGAGCGGCACCGGGGGAAAGAGCTGGTCGTGGTCGCCCACGGTGGTGTCAACCGGGCCATTTTGCTCGATGCGCTCGGCGCGCCACTGGAAAAACTGTTTTCGCTCGAACAAGACTACGGTTGCCTTAATATCATCGATTACTATCCCGATGGAATCAGCGTGGTGAAGTTGCTCAATGGCTAA